From Columba livia isolate bColLiv1 breed racing homer chromosome 7, bColLiv1.pat.W.v2, whole genome shotgun sequence, one genomic window encodes:
- the NR4A2 gene encoding nuclear receptor subfamily 4 group A member 2 isoform X4: MPAQDSALRFSTFMDNYNTSYDVKPPCLYQMPLSGQQSSIKVEDIQMHGYQQHSHLPPQSEEMMSHSGSVYYKPSSPPTPSTPGFQVQHGPMWDDPGSLHNFHPNYVATTHMIEQRKTPVSRLSLFSFKQSPPGTPVSSCQMRFDGPLHVPMNPEPAGPHHAVDGQAFAVPNPIRKQPSMAFPGLQLGHAPQLLDSQVPSPPSRGSPSNEGLCAVCGDNAACQHYGVRTCEGCKGFFKRTVQKNAKYVCLANKNCPVDKRRRNRCQYCRFQKCLAVGMVKEVVRTDSLKGRRGRLPSKPKSPQEPSPPSPPVSLISALVRAHVDSNPAMTSLDYSRFQANPDYQMSGDDTQHIQQFYDLLTGSMEIIRGWAEKIPGFTDLPKTDQDLLFESAFLELFVLRLAYRSNPVEGKLIFCNGVVLHRLQCVRGFGEWIDSIVEFSSNLQNMNIDISAFSCIAALAMVTERHGLKEPKRVEELQNKIVNCLKDHVTFNNGGLNRPNYLSKLLGKLPELRTLCTQGLQRIFYLKLEDLVPPPAIIDKLFLDTLPF; encoded by the exons atgcccgcacaggaCTCGGCTCTCCG CTTCAGTACCTTTATGGACAACTACAACACAAGCTACGACGTGAAGCCACCTTGCTTGTACCAAATGCCCCTGTCCGGACAGCAGTCCTCCATTAAGGTGGAAGACATTCAGATGCACGGctaccagcagcacagccacctCCCCCCCCAGTCCGAGGAGATGATGTCCCACTCAGGCTCCGTGTACTACAAGCCCTCGTCGCCCCCGACCCCCTCCACGCCCGGCTTCCAGGTGCAGCACGGCCCCATGTGGGACGACCCCGGCTCCCTGCACAACTTCCACCCCAACTACGTGGCCACCACGCACATGATCGAGCAGCGCAAAACGCCCGTCTCCCgcctctccctcttctccttcAAGCAGTcgccccccggcacccccgTCTCCAGCTGCCAGATGCGCTTCGACGGGCCCCTCCACGTCCCCATGAACCCCGAGCCGGCCGGGCCGCACCACGCCGTGGACGGGCAGGCCTTCGCCGTCCCCAACCCCATCCGCAAGCAGCCGTCCATGGCCTTCCCCGGGCTGCAGCTGGGCCACGCTCCCCAGCTGCTGGACAGCCAGGTGCCCTCGCCCCCGTCGCGGGGGTCCCCGTCCAACGAGGGGCTCTGCGCCGTCTGCGGGGACAACGCCGCTTGCCAGCACTACGGCGTCCGCACCTGCGAGGGCTGCAAGGGCTTCTTCAAG CGCACGGTGCAGAAAAACGCCAAGTACGTGTGTCTGGCCAACAAGAACTGCCCGGTGGACAAGCGCCGCCGCAACCGCTGCCAGTACTGCCGCTTCCAGAAGTGCCTGGCCGTCGGCATGGTCAAGGAGG TGGTGCGCACAGACAGCCTCAAAGGCCGGAGGGGTCGCTTGCCATCCAAACCGAAGAGCCCCCAGGAGccctctcccccctctcccccggTGAGTCTGATCAGTGCGCTGGTGAGAGCCCATGTCGACTCCAACCCGGCTATGACCAGCCTGGACTATTCCAGG TTCCAGGCTAACCCCGACTACCAGATGAGCGGAGACGACACTCAGCACATCCAGCAGTTCTATGATCTCCTGACCGGCTCCATGGAGATCATCCGAGGATGGGCAGAAAAAATCCCCGGCTTCACTGATCTGCCTAAAACGGACCAGGACCTGCTCTTCGAATCCGCCTTCCTGGAGCTGTTCGTGCTGCGGCTGGCGTACAG GTCAAATCCAGTGGAGGGCAAGCTTATCTTCTGCAACGGGGTGGTCTTGCACCGGCTGCAGTGCGTCCGCGGCTTTGGGGAGTGGATTGATTCCATTGTGGAATTTTCCTCCAACTTGCAAAATATGAACATCGACATCTCGGCCTTCTCTTGCATCGCTGCCCTGGCCATGGTGACAG AGAGGCACGGGCTGAAAGAACCCAAGAGGGTGGAAGAACTTCAAAACAAGATTGTAAATTGTCTCAAAGACCATGTGACTTTTAATAATGGGGGGCTCAACCGCCCCAACTATTTGTCCAAACTCTTGGGGAAGCTCCCGGAACTGCGCACGCTTTGCACGCAGGGGCTGCAACGCATTTTCTACCTGAAACTGGAAGATTTGGTGCCACCGCCAGCAATAATCGACAAACTTTTCCTGGACACTTTGCCTTTTTAA
- the NR4A2 gene encoding nuclear receptor subfamily 4 group A member 2 isoform X1 codes for MPCVQAQYGSSPQGASPASQSYSYHSSGEYSSDFLTPEFVKFSMDLTNTEITATTSLPSFSTFMDNYNTSYDVKPPCLYQMPLSGQQSSIKVEDIQMHGYQQHSHLPPQSEEMMSHSGSVYYKPSSPPTPSTPGFQVQHGPMWDDPGSLHNFHPNYVATTHMIEQRKTPVSRLSLFSFKQSPPGTPVSSCQMRFDGPLHVPMNPEPAGPHHAVDGQAFAVPNPIRKQPSMAFPGLQLGHAPQLLDSQVPSPPSRGSPSNEGLCAVCGDNAACQHYGVRTCEGCKGFFKRTVQKNAKYVCLANKNCPVDKRRRNRCQYCRFQKCLAVGMVKEVVRTDSLKGRRGRLPSKPKSPQEPSPPSPPVSLISALVRAHVDSNPAMTSLDYSRFQANPDYQMSGDDTQHIQQFYDLLTGSMEIIRGWAEKIPGFTDLPKTDQDLLFESAFLELFVLRLAYRSNPVEGKLIFCNGVVLHRLQCVRGFGEWIDSIVEFSSNLQNMNIDISAFSCIAALAMVTERHGLKEPKRVEELQNKIVNCLKDHVTFNNGGLNRPNYLSKLLGKLPELRTLCTQGLQRIFYLKLEDLVPPPAIIDKLFLDTLPF; via the exons ATGCCCTGTGTTCAGGCTCAGTATGGGTCCTCGCCTCAAGGAGCCAGCCCGGCCTCCCAGAGCTACAGTTACCACTCTTCGGGAGAATACAGCTCCGATTTCTTAACTCCGGAGTTTGTCAAGTTTAGCATGGACCTCACCAACACTGAAATCACTGCCACCACTTCTCTCCCCAGCTTCAGTACCTTTATGGACAACTACAACACAAGCTACGACGTGAAGCCACCTTGCTTGTACCAAATGCCCCTGTCCGGACAGCAGTCCTCCATTAAGGTGGAAGACATTCAGATGCACGGctaccagcagcacagccacctCCCCCCCCAGTCCGAGGAGATGATGTCCCACTCAGGCTCCGTGTACTACAAGCCCTCGTCGCCCCCGACCCCCTCCACGCCCGGCTTCCAGGTGCAGCACGGCCCCATGTGGGACGACCCCGGCTCCCTGCACAACTTCCACCCCAACTACGTGGCCACCACGCACATGATCGAGCAGCGCAAAACGCCCGTCTCCCgcctctccctcttctccttcAAGCAGTcgccccccggcacccccgTCTCCAGCTGCCAGATGCGCTTCGACGGGCCCCTCCACGTCCCCATGAACCCCGAGCCGGCCGGGCCGCACCACGCCGTGGACGGGCAGGCCTTCGCCGTCCCCAACCCCATCCGCAAGCAGCCGTCCATGGCCTTCCCCGGGCTGCAGCTGGGCCACGCTCCCCAGCTGCTGGACAGCCAGGTGCCCTCGCCCCCGTCGCGGGGGTCCCCGTCCAACGAGGGGCTCTGCGCCGTCTGCGGGGACAACGCCGCTTGCCAGCACTACGGCGTCCGCACCTGCGAGGGCTGCAAGGGCTTCTTCAAG CGCACGGTGCAGAAAAACGCCAAGTACGTGTGTCTGGCCAACAAGAACTGCCCGGTGGACAAGCGCCGCCGCAACCGCTGCCAGTACTGCCGCTTCCAGAAGTGCCTGGCCGTCGGCATGGTCAAGGAGG TGGTGCGCACAGACAGCCTCAAAGGCCGGAGGGGTCGCTTGCCATCCAAACCGAAGAGCCCCCAGGAGccctctcccccctctcccccggTGAGTCTGATCAGTGCGCTGGTGAGAGCCCATGTCGACTCCAACCCGGCTATGACCAGCCTGGACTATTCCAGG TTCCAGGCTAACCCCGACTACCAGATGAGCGGAGACGACACTCAGCACATCCAGCAGTTCTATGATCTCCTGACCGGCTCCATGGAGATCATCCGAGGATGGGCAGAAAAAATCCCCGGCTTCACTGATCTGCCTAAAACGGACCAGGACCTGCTCTTCGAATCCGCCTTCCTGGAGCTGTTCGTGCTGCGGCTGGCGTACAG GTCAAATCCAGTGGAGGGCAAGCTTATCTTCTGCAACGGGGTGGTCTTGCACCGGCTGCAGTGCGTCCGCGGCTTTGGGGAGTGGATTGATTCCATTGTGGAATTTTCCTCCAACTTGCAAAATATGAACATCGACATCTCGGCCTTCTCTTGCATCGCTGCCCTGGCCATGGTGACAG AGAGGCACGGGCTGAAAGAACCCAAGAGGGTGGAAGAACTTCAAAACAAGATTGTAAATTGTCTCAAAGACCATGTGACTTTTAATAATGGGGGGCTCAACCGCCCCAACTATTTGTCCAAACTCTTGGGGAAGCTCCCGGAACTGCGCACGCTTTGCACGCAGGGGCTGCAACGCATTTTCTACCTGAAACTGGAAGATTTGGTGCCACCGCCAGCAATAATCGACAAACTTTTCCTGGACACTTTGCCTTTTTAA
- the NR4A2 gene encoding nuclear receptor subfamily 4 group A member 2 isoform X3, whose product MPCVQAQYGSSPQGASPASQSYSYHSSGEYSSDFLTPEFVKFSMDLTNTEITATTSLPSFSTFMDNYNTSYDVKPPCLYQMPLSGQQSSIKVEDIQMHGYQQHSHLPPQSEEMMSHSGSVYYKPSSPPTPSTPGFQSPPGTPVSSCQMRFDGPLHVPMNPEPAGPHHAVDGQAFAVPNPIRKQPSMAFPGLQLGHAPQLLDSQVPSPPSRGSPSNEGLCAVCGDNAACQHYGVRTCEGCKGFFKRTVQKNAKYVCLANKNCPVDKRRRNRCQYCRFQKCLAVGMVKEVVRTDSLKGRRGRLPSKPKSPQEPSPPSPPVSLISALVRAHVDSNPAMTSLDYSRFQANPDYQMSGDDTQHIQQFYDLLTGSMEIIRGWAEKIPGFTDLPKTDQDLLFESAFLELFVLRLAYRSNPVEGKLIFCNGVVLHRLQCVRGFGEWIDSIVEFSSNLQNMNIDISAFSCIAALAMVTERHGLKEPKRVEELQNKIVNCLKDHVTFNNGGLNRPNYLSKLLGKLPELRTLCTQGLQRIFYLKLEDLVPPPAIIDKLFLDTLPF is encoded by the exons ATGCCCTGTGTTCAGGCTCAGTATGGGTCCTCGCCTCAAGGAGCCAGCCCGGCCTCCCAGAGCTACAGTTACCACTCTTCGGGAGAATACAGCTCCGATTTCTTAACTCCGGAGTTTGTCAAGTTTAGCATGGACCTCACCAACACTGAAATCACTGCCACCACTTCTCTCCCCAGCTTCAGTACCTTTATGGACAACTACAACACAAGCTACGACGTGAAGCCACCTTGCTTGTACCAAATGCCCCTGTCCGGACAGCAGTCCTCCATTAAGGTGGAAGACATTCAGATGCACGGctaccagcagcacagccacctCCCCCCCCAGTCCGAGGAGATGATGTCCCACTCAGGCTCCGTGTACTACAAGCCCTCGTCGCCCCCGACCCCCTCCACGCCCGGCTTCCAG TcgccccccggcacccccgTCTCCAGCTGCCAGATGCGCTTCGACGGGCCCCTCCACGTCCCCATGAACCCCGAGCCGGCCGGGCCGCACCACGCCGTGGACGGGCAGGCCTTCGCCGTCCCCAACCCCATCCGCAAGCAGCCGTCCATGGCCTTCCCCGGGCTGCAGCTGGGCCACGCTCCCCAGCTGCTGGACAGCCAGGTGCCCTCGCCCCCGTCGCGGGGGTCCCCGTCCAACGAGGGGCTCTGCGCCGTCTGCGGGGACAACGCCGCTTGCCAGCACTACGGCGTCCGCACCTGCGAGGGCTGCAAGGGCTTCTTCAAG CGCACGGTGCAGAAAAACGCCAAGTACGTGTGTCTGGCCAACAAGAACTGCCCGGTGGACAAGCGCCGCCGCAACCGCTGCCAGTACTGCCGCTTCCAGAAGTGCCTGGCCGTCGGCATGGTCAAGGAGG TGGTGCGCACAGACAGCCTCAAAGGCCGGAGGGGTCGCTTGCCATCCAAACCGAAGAGCCCCCAGGAGccctctcccccctctcccccggTGAGTCTGATCAGTGCGCTGGTGAGAGCCCATGTCGACTCCAACCCGGCTATGACCAGCCTGGACTATTCCAGG TTCCAGGCTAACCCCGACTACCAGATGAGCGGAGACGACACTCAGCACATCCAGCAGTTCTATGATCTCCTGACCGGCTCCATGGAGATCATCCGAGGATGGGCAGAAAAAATCCCCGGCTTCACTGATCTGCCTAAAACGGACCAGGACCTGCTCTTCGAATCCGCCTTCCTGGAGCTGTTCGTGCTGCGGCTGGCGTACAG GTCAAATCCAGTGGAGGGCAAGCTTATCTTCTGCAACGGGGTGGTCTTGCACCGGCTGCAGTGCGTCCGCGGCTTTGGGGAGTGGATTGATTCCATTGTGGAATTTTCCTCCAACTTGCAAAATATGAACATCGACATCTCGGCCTTCTCTTGCATCGCTGCCCTGGCCATGGTGACAG AGAGGCACGGGCTGAAAGAACCCAAGAGGGTGGAAGAACTTCAAAACAAGATTGTAAATTGTCTCAAAGACCATGTGACTTTTAATAATGGGGGGCTCAACCGCCCCAACTATTTGTCCAAACTCTTGGGGAAGCTCCCGGAACTGCGCACGCTTTGCACGCAGGGGCTGCAACGCATTTTCTACCTGAAACTGGAAGATTTGGTGCCACCGCCAGCAATAATCGACAAACTTTTCCTGGACACTTTGCCTTTTTAA
- the NR4A2 gene encoding nuclear receptor subfamily 4 group A member 2 isoform X2 produces MPCVQAQYGSSPQGASPASQSYSYHSSGEYSSDFLTPEFVKFSMDLTNTEITATTSLPSFSTFMDNYNTSYDVKPPCLYQMPLSGQQSSIKVEDIQMHGYQQHSHLPPQSEEMMSHSGSVYYKPSSPPTPSTPGFQVQHGPMWDDPGSLHNFHPNYVATTHMIEQRKTPVSRLSLFSFKQSPPGTPVSSCQMRFDGPLHVPMNPEPAGPHHAVDGQAFAVPNPIRKQPSMAFPGLQLGHAPQLLDSQVPSPPSRGSPSNEGLCAVCGDNAACQHYGVRTCEGCKGFFKRTVQKNAKYVCLANKNCPVDKRRRNRCQYCRFQKCLAVGMVKEVVRTDSLKGRRGRLPSKPKSPQEPSPPSPPFQANPDYQMSGDDTQHIQQFYDLLTGSMEIIRGWAEKIPGFTDLPKTDQDLLFESAFLELFVLRLAYRSNPVEGKLIFCNGVVLHRLQCVRGFGEWIDSIVEFSSNLQNMNIDISAFSCIAALAMVTERHGLKEPKRVEELQNKIVNCLKDHVTFNNGGLNRPNYLSKLLGKLPELRTLCTQGLQRIFYLKLEDLVPPPAIIDKLFLDTLPF; encoded by the exons ATGCCCTGTGTTCAGGCTCAGTATGGGTCCTCGCCTCAAGGAGCCAGCCCGGCCTCCCAGAGCTACAGTTACCACTCTTCGGGAGAATACAGCTCCGATTTCTTAACTCCGGAGTTTGTCAAGTTTAGCATGGACCTCACCAACACTGAAATCACTGCCACCACTTCTCTCCCCAGCTTCAGTACCTTTATGGACAACTACAACACAAGCTACGACGTGAAGCCACCTTGCTTGTACCAAATGCCCCTGTCCGGACAGCAGTCCTCCATTAAGGTGGAAGACATTCAGATGCACGGctaccagcagcacagccacctCCCCCCCCAGTCCGAGGAGATGATGTCCCACTCAGGCTCCGTGTACTACAAGCCCTCGTCGCCCCCGACCCCCTCCACGCCCGGCTTCCAGGTGCAGCACGGCCCCATGTGGGACGACCCCGGCTCCCTGCACAACTTCCACCCCAACTACGTGGCCACCACGCACATGATCGAGCAGCGCAAAACGCCCGTCTCCCgcctctccctcttctccttcAAGCAGTcgccccccggcacccccgTCTCCAGCTGCCAGATGCGCTTCGACGGGCCCCTCCACGTCCCCATGAACCCCGAGCCGGCCGGGCCGCACCACGCCGTGGACGGGCAGGCCTTCGCCGTCCCCAACCCCATCCGCAAGCAGCCGTCCATGGCCTTCCCCGGGCTGCAGCTGGGCCACGCTCCCCAGCTGCTGGACAGCCAGGTGCCCTCGCCCCCGTCGCGGGGGTCCCCGTCCAACGAGGGGCTCTGCGCCGTCTGCGGGGACAACGCCGCTTGCCAGCACTACGGCGTCCGCACCTGCGAGGGCTGCAAGGGCTTCTTCAAG CGCACGGTGCAGAAAAACGCCAAGTACGTGTGTCTGGCCAACAAGAACTGCCCGGTGGACAAGCGCCGCCGCAACCGCTGCCAGTACTGCCGCTTCCAGAAGTGCCTGGCCGTCGGCATGGTCAAGGAGG TGGTGCGCACAGACAGCCTCAAAGGCCGGAGGGGTCGCTTGCCATCCAAACCGAAGAGCCCCCAGGAGccctctcccccctctcccccg TTCCAGGCTAACCCCGACTACCAGATGAGCGGAGACGACACTCAGCACATCCAGCAGTTCTATGATCTCCTGACCGGCTCCATGGAGATCATCCGAGGATGGGCAGAAAAAATCCCCGGCTTCACTGATCTGCCTAAAACGGACCAGGACCTGCTCTTCGAATCCGCCTTCCTGGAGCTGTTCGTGCTGCGGCTGGCGTACAG GTCAAATCCAGTGGAGGGCAAGCTTATCTTCTGCAACGGGGTGGTCTTGCACCGGCTGCAGTGCGTCCGCGGCTTTGGGGAGTGGATTGATTCCATTGTGGAATTTTCCTCCAACTTGCAAAATATGAACATCGACATCTCGGCCTTCTCTTGCATCGCTGCCCTGGCCATGGTGACAG AGAGGCACGGGCTGAAAGAACCCAAGAGGGTGGAAGAACTTCAAAACAAGATTGTAAATTGTCTCAAAGACCATGTGACTTTTAATAATGGGGGGCTCAACCGCCCCAACTATTTGTCCAAACTCTTGGGGAAGCTCCCGGAACTGCGCACGCTTTGCACGCAGGGGCTGCAACGCATTTTCTACCTGAAACTGGAAGATTTGGTGCCACCGCCAGCAATAATCGACAAACTTTTCCTGGACACTTTGCCTTTTTAA